Within Aricia agestis chromosome Z, ilAriAges1.1, whole genome shotgun sequence, the genomic segment ATTACTATTGTAGCCCTCTCTGTCGTTGTAAGAACAACCTGTGTTTTCTCAGCTAGTTTTAAATCGATAGTATTATTGGCTTTTGGTCTATCTtcttttttagttatttttggtTTAGGATttgtagtaattttattgttatcttTCACATTTACCACCTTTTTAACGTTAGACTTAATGGGTTTGTTTAACGATTGTTTTGAGTCTTCCTTTGAActgttttctttttgttttttgacgACTTTTTTCGGTGACGCTTTGTTCACAACTTTATCATTTCTTTCTTTCACTATATTCATAGTGCTTTCTAGTTCTTGATTTTCAGCTACCTTCTTCAAATCCtcagtatttaaataaagtgGAGTATTTTGCTTTCTTTGGCCTCCGTATTCCTTAACTATATTACCGTAATAATCAATTACTGTCTTGCCTTCATCATTAATATCTTcctttttgataatattttctttaactaCCTTTTTATCGTCTACTTGTTGATTATTGTTTTCTTGACTTTTATTTGATTCTTTCTTTCGTAGTTTTGGCAAGCTAAATGGTTTTTGAACTGGCATCTTAGTAAATTTCTTAAAGAGTGTTAATTTTTCGTCCTTCTTTCCTTTATCGCCTAATCTTTCATTCCTATCGTCTGACGTATTTTTGGACATACTATTTTGCAGTTTTACGTCTATAATGTCTGTTCCTTTCTTCTTTAATATCGGCTTTGGTACGAAATTTGGATCTGGTAATGGTAGAGGCTTTAAAGGTTCTGTTTCTATCTCTTGTTCCTTTTCTAACGACGTCGCAGAAATAGACGTAGGTACTTTGTTTCGTGGGTTATAAGTTTCTTCCTCATCAGCATAGTAGTTCGCTCTTTCTTCGTCTTCGTTTAAGCtgccttcttcttcttcttcagaGTAATCACCATCAGTTGATACGGTACTTGCTGTATAGTCTTCATCAAATGACATACTCTGCCATCTTGGTCCCAATTTTTGTGGTATGTCTGTATTACTAGTTTTGACTTCAGACGATTTTTGAGAATTGCTGTCTTTGCTTTCAACAGATTCGGTTTTTACAAATATCTCCGGTACTTTTTTCTGTATAACACTGGTCGGTTTTGGAGtttctattttagttttattatttaggtCGTTGGTATGATTAGGAATGtgattttctttattaattattactttactgtCTTTGACTTTTGATCTTTCTTCTCTCATTGCGGCGACTTTGTAAAATCGAGCCATTGCCCGCTCGTGGAGCAGCTCGGTGGAACTGACGGCATGTCGCAGTGGTCTGAATGAACCAACTTGTCGGGAACTAAGCTCGGGTGCTGATAATGAAATCGGTGGCGGCGACAGAGCGTCTTCCAAGTCCAGTTGGAAAGATTTTCGTTTTtctgaaaaaagaaataacgacataaatatttttgcaaatataaatatttagcaTTTATTACGAATTTAGttaaaaaattgatatttaatcGCCTCGCAAGTAAGTGTAATTTTCGCAATATCATAGGCCTTAAGAAGtaagaataaattaaaagaatcagaataataattatgaaaataatgatGAAATCGTAGAGCGTATTCATAACTTGATATAAACTATAAACCTAATCTAAATAAAAGTCTAAAAAgcgttacataataataattaataaaaatattaaaatatgtttttacgcAGATTACTTCATATAATAAATAGGAAACTTAGTAAAGAGAGGATGAGCATCGCTGTGCTGGACAAACATATACTGGttttgaaaattaataataagtatcaCAAGTAaatagctataataataaatacctgAGTAACATAAATACTCACTGATCACTTACtatcagtttttaaaataattaattatttataactaactaCAATTTATTTACCTACATTATAACAAGTCTCACAAACACTGCACAAAGTACTCAGTCTGAAGTCACACTGATCAAAATATTCGTTCTAGTTTTTTGTGTCATGACATTGCATATAACATTAACAAAAGGTCGCAAATTCGCATTCGATCGCATCAATCGTCAAACACATTAGTGATACCCAATTATTacattacatataatatacgtcgttatattatgtacctgtGTTTATGTAATGCTACCTGTGACACAGATGCCAATTGTCAACTCAAACGCTTCTAAGAAATCTTCACTCGTCAAGCCAAAAGTacatgtggattttatgtaatagttttaaaattcgCCGAGCACCCCTGAGATACAAAAGATTCATACTGATGATAAGAAAATCAAGAAAAGACATTCGCGCTGCAGTGGATGTCATTTGAAACTCCCACTAAAAAGGATtgctacttagtacttacactCTGGCTCTACTGTACTTAAACCTATGAATATATACTGGATACTCGACTTACCAGCCTTTTCTGCTGCTTTGTTGTTTTCGGGGTAGAGTACCAGCATAAACTCGTTGTTCTCAGATTCCCTCGACGGAGATGAACGCGGTTGTTTACGTGGCACGGGAGAGACAGGGGCCGACTCTAGAGCAGGGGTACTCGAGGCCGATGCCCGCTTCCGTCTCGGCACCGGAGACACGGGCAACTCTTCGCCGTCCTCTCTAGTCAACACGTCGTTGATTATCCTCGACTCGACCTCCAGAAACTCCATGTTCACAGACCGACCGGGGATCTTGATAGGCGCCGACTCGGCACTCGGCGCACTCATACCGTACGGGCTTTCTGCTTTAACTCGAAATCTATATTCACTACCCTCTATCAGATCGAATAGCGTCACGTTTGTTTTTCGGCTCGTCGTAGCCTTGAGCCACACGTTCCAGCCGCTGCGGTAGTACTCGACGATGTAGTTTCCGATTCGACAGCCGCCGTCGTCCTCCGGGGTTTCCCAGTCTAGAGTTACAGATTTGTCTACCTGACGTGTCACGGAGACGTTTCTGGGTGGATCCGGCGGGGCCGTTATAGTGACGAGGAAGGAGGCAGTGTCCTCTCCGATATTATTCTTCGCCAGTATTTGATACTCCCCTCGATCGCTTCTACGAGCCGAATGAATCTTCAGCATCGAGAATTTGCTAGTGTTAGTTACTTGAACTCGTTCATTGACCGTAATCGGTTGACCGTCGTGCCGCCATTCTATAGTCGGAGTGGGTTTGCCGACTATCGAAGTCTTCAGGAATACAGTTTCGTTTATTTCGTATAGCAACCCGTCCTCATACTGTCGCGGGTAGCGGAGTTTCGGGGCCGCCTCCAGAGACAGGCGCGCCTTCGTGACGGCGTGACCCATTCGGTTGGTCGCCGTACATTTTATTTCTCCCTCGTCACTCGGCAGGGTCTGGTGGAAGACGAGTACACTCGTGGATTCGGTCGTCGAAATGGCCGTTCTTCTGCTGCTAAATATTTCGTAGTCGTCTTTGAACCAGGAGATCGTGGGAGTCGGGGAGCCGGTGAAGGTCGCGCGAAATTCAGTTTTATCGTTCTCCAACGTTACGACATCCTCGAGGTGCTGGAGGAAAACCGGGGGCTCGTACGACGAGGGGCGATCGGAGTTGACGGTGAGGACGTCGGAGAGGTCGCTGTACTCGGACCGGCCGACGGCGTTGACGGCGGCGACACGGAACTGATAGCGGTGGGGCGGGTCCAGGCCGCTGAGGACGAGCTCCGGCCGCAGGACTACGGGGGGCGCGGTCCGGACCCACTCCGTCGACCCCAGGCGGTTGCACTCCACCTGGTATCCCCGCAGCGGCGCGCCCCCGTCGTGGGCCGCCGGCGCCCAGCGAAGAGTCACGGCATTGGGCTCGTCGTCGGACAGGATCGGAATTATATCCGGTTTGCCGGGGGGCGACGGCCGGCCTGAAACACGGGACGATTACATCAGTGCGACGACTCCAGTTTgtgttgtatttattttcaaataaacaCTAGCGAGGATAGTGAGTAGTTTAATCGTGTGTATAAATGTGGCTCGTGCAGTCCGTCTCAATTTGTTTTGGTGTGCCACGCTTAAGAAATCATAGCGAGCGGTCTTTTTATAAATAGACGCGCGGATTGGGGCTTTGGCTAGCGTTTGTGTCCGTGTCCGTTGGTGATCGTGTGTGCGTCGTATGTAGGTCGGGTGTGATATTTACCTGCCGATTTCCAGTGGACATTCTTCCTGGTTCTGCTTGCGTTAGCGGCGGAATGGTGGTTGCCcatggcggcggcggcgcgcgccgACACACTGAACTCGGGCGAGCCGCCCCCGCTCCGCCCCGCGCCCGCAGACTCCGCGCTGGGAATAACTCGTCGCTAACGCCCGGCTCAGATCTTGATCTATCTTATTGACGAATATCCAATATTGACATTGAATCGGAACGATCTATAATTAATCGATAAACATTACGAGTAAACATCAATAAAAATAGACCTTTTAGATTCGCAGATTCGTAGCTCTATTCACTTGGTGTTAAGTatcattatatttattatataattagttCATCCGACCACAATGTAAATTCGTTTCGTCGACTTCAGCGACATCTTTTGAGATTCGCAAATTTAACTTCATACGCCTCTGCCTGAAATAAATCTTGGCGTTAGAATCTCGCGCACTAAATGGTACACATAATACCTCGATAGTTCACAACAAACACAGAAGATGGCGTTgggtaatttttaatataattaaaattttacccaaATATTATGTCGGCATGATAATTATTGTGCGAACTTTTGATGATACTGTTGGAGAAAGTGATCATATGCATTGCGTATCATTGAtacaatcaaataaaatgtaagtatgtaCAGAAGGTGCTGCAGTAGTAGGTATATTAAAAGCAAACAATATCGGTAGCATAAGAAATGCTAGCTCAATGGATAGGTACTACCCGGAAAATCACCATTGCTGGTACCAACCAAAATGATGCATTGTAGTAAAAAACATCGTTCGATCCTTGCCAATTTATTCGTGTACCTACTGTCAGAGAAAttggttcataggcagattgtcgacctacgttatttggtcggattgtatcaattcaatattagtcgtgatctATCGGccgggtttgacataacgcgaccaaattacttagctCCGCCAGCTGCCTTTCAATCAACTGTCCATCCGCTATGGGCAAGTTCTTTTGACGTGGTTCTCCATTTTACTGTAAATGTATCTTCATTAGTAGGATCGACCTACATCATCCTGGATCAGCGCCAA encodes:
- the LOC121738353 gene encoding muscle M-line assembly protein unc-89-like encodes the protein MGNHHSAANASRTRKNVHWKSAGRPSPPGKPDIIPILSDDEPNAVTLRWAPAAHDGGAPLRGYQVECNRLGSTEWVRTAPPVVLRPELVLSGLDPPHRYQFRVAAVNAVGRSEYSDLSDVLTVNSDRPSSYEPPVFLQHLEDVVTLENDKTEFRATFTGSPTPTISWFKDDYEIFSSRRTAISTTESTSVLVFHQTLPSDEGEIKCTATNRMGHAVTKARLSLEAAPKLRYPRQYEDGLLYEINETVFLKTSIVGKPTPTIEWRHDGQPITVNERVQVTNTSKFSMLKIHSARRSDRGEYQILAKNNIGEDTASFLVTITAPPDPPRNVSVTRQVDKSVTLDWETPEDDGGCRIGNYIVEYYRSGWNVWLKATTSRKTNVTLFDLIEGSEYRFRVKAESPYGMSAPSAESAPIKIPGRSVNMEFLEVESRIINDVLTREDGEELPVSPVPRRKRASASSTPALESAPVSPVPRKQPRSSPSRESENNEFMLVLYPENNKAAEKAEKRKSFQLDLEDALSPPPISLSAPELSSRQVGSFRPLRHAVSSTELLHERAMARFYKVAAMREERSKVKDSKVIINKENHIPNHTNDLNNKTKIETPKPTSVIQKKVPEIFVKTESVESKDSNSQKSSEVKTSNTDIPQKLGPRWQSMSFDEDYTASTVSTDGDYSEEEEEGSLNEDEERANYYADEEETYNPRNKVPTSISATSLEKEQEIETEPLKPLPLPDPNFVPKPILKKKGTDIIDVKLQNSMSKNTSDDRNERLGDKGKKDEKLTLFKKFTKMPVQKPFSLPKLRKKESNKSQENNNQQVDDKKVVKENIIKKEDINDEGKTVIDYYGNIVKEYGGQRKQNTPLYLNTEDLKKVAENQELESTMNIVKERNDKVVNKASPKKVVKKQKENSSKEDSKQSLNKPIKSNVKKVVNVKDNNKITTNPKPKITKKEDRPKANNTIDLKLAEKTQVVLTTTERATIVIPIDYKKLEQKAKMNVRTAIDYTVDVYNNMLQSRQGFRCIRFISQFRAQPTDCIPFIAPRKIIDPAACTSRDKGLVLGVYDNEDLHNEKPLLTRSAQKYDKLCNGKLWKQLSLTPIPKLGKYRVFYDLEESFAYVAVAGLGSQGICNELEQMNEMKEAIRTAAAVGAAALQKFKPSTIHLESFGDAEVSAEGAQLSIWKFREYRRASSSEVIPAPKLELYDDCNFDGWKKGQLKAESQNLARYLQEMPANILTPTAFAKIAVDLLCELDINVEVRTRGWAASRGMGGFVAIGQSSIQQPLYVEVSYYGASASDRPVVLIGKGVTFNSGSIDLKPPEELRFMKGDMAGAACVLATIRAAANMKLPINIRGILPLCELMPSGKSPKVGDVVPSAGGKTVLIRYPSREGRLLIADSLIYARSYWPKYIIDVGTISKELCHSFGEAACACYSNSKELAYHMFKASHKTGDRVWPLPLWRQYEDRIKDTDTADIANTAVDNFGDSPNGAAFLKQFVCDSKWLHLDTYNVAYTTGRDFAYLRRGMTGRPTRSLIELLHNILPKEQNEAKKC